The DNA segment GCTTCACAGGCTTTCCTCTCCCTTGAACGCCGCGTCGATCAGCCGTGCTGCGCCGCGCCCAAATTTGGGCTTTCAGCGCACGCCCCTTGTGACGCGCTTTACAACTTCGGACTTAACGATTGGACAACTGAGCGCTTAATGCTCTTTCACTTCGCGCTTTACAAGCGTCAAAACGGCGGTGTTGTGGATGCGCGGGAGTGAAAGAACGCGGTTCTGTCACTCACCTGAGGTCAAGCGGCGCTTGGTAGTGCCGTTAAGTGAGCGCCACGTTGCGCTTCGGATAGGCATGGTTTTAACAGCCTTTAATCTCGCGTTTTACACACGTGAAAAAAGGCGTTAGAGATAGGGCAGTCGGCGTGCGACCGACGGGAGAGCAGATGAGTTCGAGGCGACAAACTTTGTTATCGATCCGGACGAACGCCTTCGTGGAGTCCGCGGCATGTCCGTGAGCGAGCGCGGGGCCGCGATTGCCGATGCGGTGGATGTTGGCGCGGTCACCCCGCTAGCCGAAGCGGCCGCGTCAGGCGCGGGAAGTGCCCGCCTTGGTGCCTCGGGACGCGAGATTCTGCTCGATGCGGCACGCGACCTGATGATCGTCCGGGGCAGCAGCGAGGTTTCGCTGCACGCCATTGCGCGTCGCGCAGGTGTGACCGCGCCGCTGATCAAATATTACTTCGGCAGCAAGGAAGGGCTGATGACGGCCCTGGTAGAGTCGGACACGGCTCGCTCGCTGGGGCAGCTGGAACAGCTGATCGACCTTGATGTCTCGCCGACGCAGAAGCTCAAGCTGCACGTTACCGGAATCATCCGCACCTATGCGCGGCATCCGTATCTGAACGGTCTGCTCAACCGGCTGGTGCGTGAGTCCGAATCCGAGGCGTCCAGCCGCATCAAGGCAAATTTCGTCGAACCGCTGATCAAGGCGCAGCGCCGGATCATCGAGGCCGGCATCGCCACTGGCGAGTTTCGCGCGATCGACCCCAATCACGCTTATTTCCTGATCGTCGGTGCCTGCCAGTATCTGTTCGCAACACGCGTGCCGTTTGGCGATCTGATGGATGGCGCGCCGTCACAGGACGCCTTTGTCCGCACCTATACCGCCGCCGCGCTCGACTTCATCCTGAGAGGATTGGGCGTTGCGCCGGAGCAGAACTGAACCGGCCAGACGGGTCATGCTGGCGGCCTGACGCACTCAAGCCACCCGTTCGCAATCGACCGGTCCGCAACGAACAAGGAGAGGTATAGCCGATGCATCCGCGTCACTTCGCCGGGGAGACGCCCGGCAAAGCCGCTTACATCATGGCTGGCAGCGGCGAACAGGTTACCTACGCCGAACTGGAAGCACGCGCCAATCAGGTGGCGCACTGGCTCCAGTCGCAGGGCGTGCGCGCCGGCGACGTGGTTGCGCTGATGGCGGAGAACCACCCGCGATTCTATGAGCTGGTTTGGGGGATGCAGCGGATCGGCGTCCACTATCTGGTGATTGCCACTGCGCTGACGCAGGGCGAAGTGGCCTACATTCTGCGCGACGCCGATGCGCGCCTGGCGATCCTGTCGGCCAAGGTTCTGGGGCGGCTGGGCGACGCACAATTGCCTTGTCCGACGACGTGCCTGGATGACGATCTCGTGGCGACGATCCGTCGCTTCCCGGAAGTCCCGGTGGACGGGGAGGCGCCCGGCACCGACATGCTCTATTCGTCCGGCACAACCGGCTTTCCAAAGGGCATCAAGTCGCCATTGCCGGCCAGTTTCGAGCAGCCGCCGCGCGCGGTGGAGATCGGTTCACGCTTTTTCGGCTACGCTCAGGACAGCGTCTATCTATGTCCTGCGCCGCTTTACCATGCAGCGCCGCTGCGCTGGAGCCTCGCGATCCACCGTCTGGGCGGGACGGTGGTCCTGATGGAGAAGTTCGACGCGGTCGCGGCGCTCTCGGCGATCGACAGATATAAGGTGACGGTGGCGCAGGTCGTGCCGACGCATCTCGCGCGGATGCTGGCGCTGCCAGAGGCGGAACGGACGCGCCATGATCTTTCCACGCTGAAGTCCGTATTCCACGCCGGTGCGCCATGCCCCGTGCCGCTGAAGCATCAGGCGATCGCCTGGCTGGGGCCGATCATCGGTGAATTCTATAGCGGGACCGAAGGGGTGGGGCTGACGGTCGCGACCTGCGCCGATTGGGTCGCGCGGCCCGGCACGGTTGGGCGGGCCATACAGGGCGAGATCCGCATTTGCGGCGAGGATGGCGAGGAATTGCCGATCGGGGAGGAAGGGCTGGTGCGCTTCGCCAACCCCAATCCGTTCAGTTACCACAATGATTCCGAACGAACCGCGGCCGCCTATAATCAGCATGGCTGGCCCACGCTTGGCGATATCGGCCGTGTCGATGCGGACGGCTTTTTGTTCCTGACCGACCGCGCCAATTTCATGATCATCTCGGGCGGCGTGAACATTTATCCGCAGGAGGTGGAGAACCGACTGCTGGAGCATCCCGACGTCGCGGACGCTGCGGTGATCGGCATGCCCGACGCGGAGATGGGCGAGCAGGTGACGGCACTGATCGAGCCACGAACATGGCCCGTGGTGAACGAGCCCGAGCTTGCCGCGCGGCTGGACGCCTTCGCGCGTGAAGGGCTGAGCGCAGTCAAGGTGCCGCGTCGCTATGTCTTTCGCCAGACGCTGGAGCGGACGGACGCAGGCAAACTGGTCAAGCGACGTCTGCGGGATGCGCTGATCGCCCAAGACAATAACGAAGGGATGGCAGCATGAGCAGTGCGGCACGTGCGTTGACCGACGTGGCTGAGGCGGAGGCTGAGGCGATCACGCCAGAGGCGACGCCCCAGGACTTTCCGCTGCCAAGCGCGATCGCGGCCCGCTACACGGTTGGGCTGCTGACGATCGTCTACATGCTCAATTTCGTCGACCGGCAGATCGTCAACATTCTGGCCGAACCGATCAAGCGCGACCTGGGATTGGCGGATTGGCAGCTCGGCGCGATGACCGGCCTTGGCTTCGCAATGTTCTATACGACGCTGGGCATTCCGATGGCGCGGCTGGCCGAGCGCTGGCATCGCGGGCGGATCATCGCCGGCTGCCTGGTCGTTTGGA comes from the Sphingomonas sp. OV641 genome and includes:
- a CDS encoding TetR family transcriptional regulator: MSVSERGAAIADAVDVGAVTPLAEAAASGAGSARLGASGREILLDAARDLMIVRGSSEVSLHAIARRAGVTAPLIKYYFGSKEGLMTALVESDTARSLGQLEQLIDLDVSPTQKLKLHVTGIIRTYARHPYLNGLLNRLVRESESEASSRIKANFVEPLIKAQRRIIEAGIATGEFRAIDPNHAYFLIVGACQYLFATRVPFGDLMDGAPSQDAFVRTYTAAALDFILRGLGVAPEQN
- a CDS encoding AMP-binding protein, encoding MHPRHFAGETPGKAAYIMAGSGEQVTYAELEARANQVAHWLQSQGVRAGDVVALMAENHPRFYELVWGMQRIGVHYLVIATALTQGEVAYILRDADARLAILSAKVLGRLGDAQLPCPTTCLDDDLVATIRRFPEVPVDGEAPGTDMLYSSGTTGFPKGIKSPLPASFEQPPRAVEIGSRFFGYAQDSVYLCPAPLYHAAPLRWSLAIHRLGGTVVLMEKFDAVAALSAIDRYKVTVAQVVPTHLARMLALPEAERTRHDLSTLKSVFHAGAPCPVPLKHQAIAWLGPIIGEFYSGTEGVGLTVATCADWVARPGTVGRAIQGEIRICGEDGEELPIGEEGLVRFANPNPFSYHNDSERTAAAYNQHGWPTLGDIGRVDADGFLFLTDRANFMIISGGVNIYPQEVENRLLEHPDVADAAVIGMPDAEMGEQVTALIEPRTWPVVNEPELAARLDAFAREGLSAVKVPRRYVFRQTLERTDAGKLVKRRLRDALIAQDNNEGMAA